CCGCGACGGCTGCATCCCGCCGACGATCAACTACCAGACCCCGGACCCGGGCCTCGACCTCGACTACGTGCCGAACACCGCGCGGGCTCGCAGCATCACCACCGCCCTGTCCAACTCGATGGGCTTCGGTGGGCACAACGCATCGCTGATCTTCGCGAAAGCGTGACACCCGCGGTTCGTCTCTGTCCCGCCGCGCAGCCGACCGAAACC
The genomic region above belongs to Candidatus Limnocylindria bacterium and contains:
- a CDS encoding beta-ketoacyl-[acyl-carrier-protein] synthase II, whose product is RDGCIPPTINYQTPDPGLDLDYVPNTARARSITTALSNSMGFGGHNASLIFAKA